The genomic window GCACGTAGCCCGGCGTAAAAATTCGTCGTAACATATCTTCCCTCATCGCCATATCGCTGTTGTTACGGCAATTTAAAGGATAGCGAGGGTCGGATATTGCAGGAAGTGATCATATCGCACGGTCTGGCCGCCAATATACGGGCGATTGCCGGCAGGTTGAACCAGCGCCAGCGATAAGGACATTTTCCGCCGCAATGCATCATGCCCCCAGCAGCAAGCGGATCGACAGACAAGGGGCGTTATTAATGCCTGCAATAGCTGCTAGCGTAAACATATATTTCCCATCTTCCTCTCCCGGTAGCGCAAAACGCAAATTCCATAATTAAGCCATTTATATATCTGTAAATTTCCCTGAAAAAATCCAGCAGGAAAATTAATTCTTCTGCCAGAGCACATTGACAAATTTCAGTCAACTTAACAAGATGAGCGCCGACAAGGATAATCGCTCAGCTCGACAACTCATTATTATTCAAGTATCTATGGAGATTGTAAATATACCAACCTTGCACAAGCCCGCAGTTTATTTGCCAGAGTACATTATTTCCCAGCAAGACACAATTAATTTGGCCAGGACAAACTTTAAAGACAATCCTAATCTGGAAAAATCGATAGAATTGATTATTAATACCGGTGTTATGAAAAGACATATTATACAGCCAATCAAGCTTGCCACGCTGCATCCCGGATTCGGCTACCGAAATGCGGTATTTGAATATGAGTCGAAACGTTTAGTGCCCAGCGTGGTTGAGCAAGCGCTAAACAATGCCGCCGCCAGCGCTAGCCAAATCGCCGCGATTATCTATGTCTCTTGCTCGGGTTTTTTGATGCCGTCGCTAACCGCCTGGCTTATTAACCATATGGGGCTACCGGATAACACCATGCAATTGCCGATAGCCCAGCTGGGCTGTGCCACAGGCGGCTCTGCTATCAACCGGGCGCATGACTATGTTCTGGCCCATCCCGGCAGTAACGTATTGATCATCAGCTGTGAGTTTTGCTCGCTGAGTTATCAGCCTACCGACGGCGATGTCGGCAGCCTGCTCTCCGATAGGCTATTTGGCGATGCCATCAGCGCAGCGGTTGTCACCGCGGAACCGGGCGAGGGCCTCTCGCTCGAACGTAACGCCAGCTATCTGATCCCTGAGACCGATGAATGGATTCGCTATCAGGTGAAAGATACCGGTTTTCATTTCCGCCTGGACAAGCGCGTGCCGGGCACAATGAAACCGCTTGCACCGGTGATGCGTCAATTAGCCTGCGATCACGGTTGGGATATCGAAAACCTGGCCTATTGCATTATTCATGCCGGCGGACAGCGTATCCTGGATGATCTTGCCAAGTATCTGCGCGTGGATTTGGAGCAGTTTTCTTTCAGCCGCGACACGTTGGCCAATTGCGGCAATATCGCCAGTTCGGTAGTGTTCGAGGCCTATCGCCGCATGCATGAAAAAGGGATTTTCGCACGCGGCGGCAAGGCGATTATCGCCGGCTTCGGCCCCGGTATTACCGCCGAAATGAGTTTGTCGCAGTGGATCTAACGGATCGGCTTATTGGCCATGCGTTAGTCAGTCCTTCAACGTGCACGAGAGCGGGCAACGCATGCCGATATGGGGAATGCCATCTTCATCGTACAGACTCGTCACCGCCGCGAAGCCCAGACCACGGTAAAAGGCTTGTAAATGCGCCTGGGATGGCGAGGAGCACTGTTTCTCCCGGCGCTGGCGGCACGACTTTCCATTTTATCCTGCCCAGGGAGACGAGCCCGCATGAGGATTGGCATCATCCAAACCGCCGACGCGCCGGCGGCGGATCTGCTGCTGTTGCCGGAGCTGGCGCTGTGCGGGTATCAACACCAGGATGCCATCCGGCGCATGGCGCGTGCGCGGCGTCATGCGCTGGTATTCGGCTATGCGGAAAGTGATGGCGAAGCGCGCTATAACGCCATGATGGCTATTGACGCGCAGGGCAACGTCTGCGCCAATTACCGTAAGCTCCATCTCTGGTCGGGGTATGAACAGGCGTTATTTCGCACCGGCGATCGGCTGACGGGATTTTCACTGCGGGGGTTCCGTTTCGGCATGGCAATTTGCTATGACCTGGATTTTCCGGAGCTGGTCCGCGCCCAGGCCTTGACCGGTATGGATTGCCTGTTGTGTATCAGCGCCACGACCAGCGGCTATGACGTGGTACCGCGCCATGTCGTGCCGGCGCGGGCGTACGAAAATGGCTGCTACATCGCTTTTGCCAACCGCGGTGACGGCGATGGCGCATTCGCCTGTATCGGTTAAAGCCGCATCGTCGGCCCCGACGGCGACATTCTGGCCAGCGCGCCTGCCGCGGACGCCTTCACGCTCAGCGCCACGCTGGACCGTCAAACGCTGACGCGCTGGCGTCGGCTGCATCCCTGGGCGACCGATAGCCGCCATGACCGGTACCTCAACGGCGTTATGCCCGCTAATTAGCGCCTCGCGGTAATGCCGCTCATCGCGCCGGCGCTGACGCCCCCCGGGGAGCCCCCAAAAGGTGCGCCGAAACCAGCCGGCGAAATGGGACGTGGAACTGAATCCCACCGAGACAGCAATATCGATAATCGACCGGTCGGAGTAAATCAGCATCTCGCGCGCCTACTCCAGCCGCAGCTCCAGATAATAACGCTGCGGCGTCTTGCCAAAATGTCGGTTGAATAAGCGTTCCAGCTGGCGCGGGCCCGGTTTGGCGCGAACGACCACACGCCGTCCCCGTTTACCATGACTGTACCATTTTCGCTGTGTTTCAGCTATCCCCGCCGCCGTTTTCATCGCGGTGGCGAGAGGGGAAACGATGGCACCATTCGCGGCTAAATACCGAGACCTCGTTTTCCCACGCCTGATAACGCGAAGTCAACACCAACCCCCCGCCTGCCAGGCGAGCTCTGTGTCGCATTGCAGCTTGATATCCCAACCGGGACGGGTGTAACGCTGGACACGATGGGCTTCCATGCGCGCGCTCTCCGCCAGCGCGCCAATGGTGTAAACTTCGTGTCCTTGGCTGCCGAAGCGCAGTTCGCCAATCTGCGTTTGCTGCCGTTGCACGTCCATGACCACCCGATGTATGCCCGCGCCAACAACCCATTCCACCTGGCGGCGGGTCACCTCCGGCGCCACCACCTCATGGGGATGGGGCAGCGCCGAACGCCGGCCCGTCTTCGGTAATGGCGTCTCCAGAGCCCGGTAACTGTAATAACGCGCCGTCCGTCCACAGCTGCACCGGTCCTTGACCCGGCTCTGCCCAAACCATTGGCCAATAGGCGGTAGAAAGCGCCAGCCGCAGCCGGCTGAAAAGCGATAGGCCACCCTTTAATCGATAACCTGACGCGGAATGACTCGCCCGGCGCGACGCCCTTAGGACGCGTAAGCCGGTGTACGCCGAACGTCACCCGCGCGGAGTGTCCGTCGGCGCTTACTTCATTCAGCTGCAGCACCAGCAACGCCGAGGGGTAATCGAAGGCCACCGCAACGTCCAGCGACAACGGCGCCGTCAGCCACGGCGTATCAAAGCACAACGACAGGCCGTCATCGCTGCGCTGATCGGCCTGAAACTCTGGCGCGCTACCGCCACAGTCAAGCGGGCACCCCTCGCCGACGGTATCTACCAATACGCCGCCCAACGCCGGTCCTATCAGGCGCGCGCCGTTGAAAATCACCGAATTCAGCGCCAGCGCATTCGCCAAATCGTCGTGCGCCACCAAATCGACCACCAGCGACTGCCGGCCGGGTAAATCAAATGCGGTAAACAAGCCGAAAAATAAAATCGGCCCCTGGCTGCAAAACGCCAACATTCCCAGCAATACGGGCGATGACACCCCCAAACGCCAGATAAGCCAGCCAAGGACGATAGTATGGACCCAATTGCCAATAACCGACAGCAGTTGTCCGCCGAAAAATCGGCGATAATTGGCGTGCCGCAAGGCGTTGCCTGAAGGACGCAATCCCTTTTTAGGCGAAAGGGAAAAACGGGCAATAGTCAAGGAAACTCCCACAAACGGCCGCGCGCTACAGCTTCCCTCAAGGGGAATGCCGGCGAGACAAGATCCCGGGCTGCATCGCCCGGGCAGATAACCGGCATTTCAGGCGCCGGTAACATCCCGAAACAACAGCCACTGGCCATCGGGCGTCCAGGCCCCATGCACGGTTTTCGGCGTCAACCAAGCGTTGCTGCCGTGGTATAAAAAGACATAGGCACCGGTCTCTTCCAACTGGTCTTGCAACGTGACATACATGGCCGCCCGTTTCGCCTGATCCAGCTCAACCGCGGCCGCGGCATTGAGCGCATCCCACTTTTTGTCGCAGGTGCGCTGGGTGTTCCAGATACCGACCTGATCGCAGGTAAACCAGGCGGTGACCCAACTAGCGTCCGGCGCGGTAGTAAAGGTGGTGAGACGCAACTGGGAATCCTTCCAGGCATCCCCTTCCGACTCCTGCCCCGCGGCGACAAACGCCGCCCCGTCCATTTGGTTGATTTTGAGATCGATCCCCACTTCCGCCAGCTGTGCCTGAATGACCTGGGCCACGGTCCCGCCATCGGCATCGGTAGAGGTAGAAAGTTCCAGACGGAGCTGCAACCCCGTAACACCGGCCTTTTTCAACAGCGCTTTCGACTGCGCCGGATCGTAAGGATAGATATTTTTGCTGCGCGCGCCGGCCAGCGGCGGCGGCACCAGGCCATAGGCCGGTTTTACCGCGCCGCCGAAGGTGGCATCCAGAATGCCAGGGACGTCGATAGCCTGCTGAATAGCCCAACGCACCTGCACATCTTTCAGTTTGGGTGATCCACATTCATGCCGAGCCAGGTGTAGGCCAGCGCAGGCCGTACGGTCAGAGATTGTCACCCGGATCGTCGCGGTATTTACCGATAGCGCTAATGTTAATTTTGGTCATATCCAGATCGCCGGCTTCAAACGCGATCTGGACGGTATTCAAATCACCAATCGGCACCAGCTGAATTTGATCGTACTCGCTGCGGCGGCCGTTCCATCCTTCATTACGCACCAGCGTCAACCGCTCCCGCGGCTGCCAATCGCCGATCTTGTAATGCCCGGAGCAGGCCGCGGACGCGGTGCCGATTTTTTTATCCTGGGTGGCTTCCAGCGCTTCCCAGTCGGAGGCATAAATCGCCGCCAGCTCTTTGTTTAAAAACCGTTCGTAGGAGTATTTCACGTCCTCGGCGGTCATTTCGCCAAACCCGCCGGTCCATTGGATGCCGGGACGCAGCGCGAAACGGATAGTGAGCGGGTCGACCTGCTCCAGCGATTGTGCTGCATCCAGTTGCCAGCCCCATTCGGTCCCCGGTTTGTATTGGCACAGCCCGGAATAAATAGCGAACATCACCATTTCGTCATACCAGCCGCTGCGGTTGGCGGGGTCTAGATTGGTAATGTCCAGGTCATTTTGCACCCACAGCACCTTGTTATGGCTATCGGCGGCGAAAACTCGCCGCTGACCGCCCACCACCAGCGAGCCGGACGCGCCGGCGGCCAGCACCGCCAGCGTTTTAATCAACTCGCGTCTGTTCATCGAAAGGCCTTTCATGCATGTATCTCCTTGAAAATAATGGCACCGGACCGGGCGGAAGCGTGTGCCGCGCGGAGAAGAGGAAAATGACAGGCAACGTGCTGCCCGCCGGTCATCGGCCGCAGTAGCTTGTATGAAATTCACAACCGGTGGGACGATGGGCAAGCGTCAGGATCTCGCCGCGCCGTCGCTGCTTTTGGCGCTTAACAGCGCTGCGGTGTAGGGATGCGCTGGCGCGCAAAACAGGGCCGCGGTCGACCTGCCTTCGACGATGCGTCCGAGATACATGATGGCGATGTCGTCGGTAACATGGCGGGTGATAGCCAGATTGTGGGTGATCATCAAATAGCTCATGCCCAGCTCGCGCTGCAGGGAAGTGAGCAAATTCAGCAACTCGCCCTGTACCGATAAATCGAGACCGGCGGTCGGCTCGTCGGCGATAATGAGTTTCGGTCGGAGTGCCAGCTCCCGCGCGACCGTTGACACTGAAAGGTTCAGTCACCAGTTTTTCCACGCGCATGCGCGGATCGAGCGCCGCCATCGGATCCTGGAAGATCAGGCCGGTGTTGCGCCGGATCCCGCGCCAGGACCAATCGCTGGCGTCCCGGGGCTCGCGGCCGTTGACCTGTACCATCCGCCGCCAATCGGCGTCAGGCCGATCACCGCCCGGCCAAGGGTGGTTTTGCCGCTGCCGCTTTCGCCGATAAGGCCCAGCGTTTTGCCCGGCGCCACATGCAGGCTAACGCCGGCCAATATATCCACCGATCGCACCGAGCCCGGTTTGAGCCGGCTGAGGAGACTACCCGTACGGTAGCGCACCAACAAATCTTTGATTTCAAGCATGAGAACCGACCTTATGGCAACGTACCGTCCAATCATCTTGTCCCAGGCAGGTCAAGGCCGGCGTCACACCGCGACACGGCCCGAAGGCCGAGGCGCAACGGGGCTCAAAAGGACATCCGACCCACTCGCCGCCGGGCGGAGGAACGGTGCCGGCGATGAACGGCAATTCGCGGCTGACCCGGGGATACGCGCCGGATCGCAGGCCAGCAGCGCCTGGGTATAGGGATGCGATGGCGCGGAAAACAGACGCTCTATCGGCCCCGCCTCTACAATTTCGCCGGCGTACATGACCGCCACCTTGTCGCACAGCGCGCTGACCAGATGAAAATCGTGGGTGACAAATATAATCGCGCCGTCCACCAGTTTCCGGCTGGCCTTCAAGACCTCCACCACCTGCATTTCCGTCGTGGCGTCCAGCGCGGTAGTCGGCTCATCGGCTATCAGCAATTCCTGCTCGGTAAGCAACGCCGCGGCGATGGTGATACGTTGGCGAATACCGCCGCTCAGCTCATGGGGATATTGCGTAAGCCGGCCAGCGGGATCGGAAATGCCCACGCGTTCCAGCATATGGCGGGCGCGCTGGCGTTTTTCCGAACGCATACCGCCCTTGTGATGCTGAAAAGCGACCAGCTGTTTACCGATCGTCACCACAGAATTAAGCGCGGTAAACGGATCCTGCGAGACGGTGGCGACACCGTTGCCGCGCAGTTTGCGTCGTCCCTCCTCCGGCAGCGTTAGCAAGTCGACGCCGCGGTAGCGCAGTTCACCGCTGGCCCGGGCGTTGGGCGGTAGTAGGGTCAACATGGCGCTGACCAGCGTCGATTTTCCGGAACCGCTTTCGCCCACCAATCCCAGGACTTCGCCCTTATTGACCGTAAGGTTGATGTTGCGTACCGCCTGTAGCGGCCCGCTAGGAGAGTCGTAGCTGACGGTTAACTGATTAATAGTGAGCAATATCATGCGCGATCGCCTCCGGTATGGGTGGCAGTACGGGGATCCAGCGCGTCGCCGAGGAGGTGAAGCCCAGAGTAGCGAGAACGATCAGCATGCCGGCAGCGATAACGATATGCGGCGCCTGGCGGATGTAGGAGTAGCCGTCATTGAGTACCGTGCCCCAGCTGGCGTCCGGCGGCTGGATCCCTTGGCCGAGGAAGCTAAGACCCGACTCGATGGCGATCACCGCGGGAATATCCATCGCCACCATGACAAGCAGGGTGCCGGTCAAATTGGGAATGAGATGCCGGACGACAACGCTGACCGGCGACGCGCCCATGACCCGGGCCGCGACGATATACTCCATCCGCTTGAGCACCCGGGTTTGGCTGCGCACCACCCGGAAATACCCCGGCCCATGAAAGTAATAATGATAAGAATAATGGTGGCCAGACTGGAGCCGGCCAGCGTCACTACCGCCAGAGCAAACAAATCATCGGAATCGACATCAGCGAATCACATAGCAGCATAAATAGCGTATCGAGCTGGCGCGGCCCGTAGCCGGCGACCAGCCCGAGCAGTGAACCTACCAGCAAGGTGCCACCCGTGCTGGCAAAAGCGACTATCATCGCAACGCGCGTGCCGTAAATCAGCCGCGAGAGAATATCCCGCCCCAGTTGACGTTGCCCAGCCAATAGTTTATGCTCGGTCCCTTCAACCGCAGGACAGCCTTGATAGCGATAGGATTATGTAGCGCCAGCCATGGGGCGAACAGCGCACACAATAACAGCGCGATGACGCATAGTAGGGCGAAGCGTCCGATACCGGTCGACCAGACCTGACGCAGTACCCGAGCAATGCCTATCCGCGGCGGCGTGGTCGACAGCCTGCGCCGTCGACCGGCGTTGACAGTTCTATCATGACAACCCCTGCCGCACGCGCGGATCGAGACAGGTGTTAATCACATCGGCGAGGAGGTTAGCCAGAACGTACAGGCCAGACGTCACCACTACCGTACCCATCACTCCGGAAAATTGCGGGAAATCACCGAATCAAACGCCAATTTGCCGAGCCCCAGCCGGGCGAAGACGATTTCCGTCAGCACCGCGTCGGAAAGCAGCGAGCCAATGCGACCCCCAACACCGATACTCCGGTACCACCGCAATTGGCAGCTCATAACGCAGGGCTATCAGCCGGTCAGGCATACCAAATGCGCGGAAGGTGAGGATATGGTTTTCCTTCAGAACTTCGAGCATGGAGGCCCGCACCAGCCGGGAAAGATAGCCGATCCAGCCCAGCGCCACCGTCAGCAGTACCAGCGCATGCAATTGCGAAGCCAGATCGCCGTGATGGCCGGCGCCGATTGCCGGAAACCATTTCAGCAACACCGAGAAAATCAGCAGGGCATAGATCGCCACAACAAACGCCGGCAGCGCGATTGAATTACGCCGCTCTCAGGATGATGAGGGGATATTTTCAGGGATGTATTCCGCGTTTTTTATCTCATATCCATAAGCAAGAGTAGACACTGACCGCTTTAATTATTGCCCGAAAAGAAGCCTTTTTGCGGACTATTTCAGCCGCCTTTGTCACCGCACAGGGAGAGCAATGGTCGTCGCCGAAGGCTATTGCCGCGCCAATAGATTATAAATTCTACAATTTATTGATTTTAATGATAAAAATACCATAAATGTTTACTTAATTTAGATTTTTAGAGAAAAAGATAAAAATAGCATACCTATTAATTTCAATGGGTTACTTAAAATTGCCGATAAAGACTTAAGGCGCATTGAGGATTTTTTAGCTTTTTTGTGAGATTTTAATTTGCGATTATTTTTTGTTAGCTCGATTTTTTTGTGATCTAATGCAACTAAACCGGCACGTCGTTTCATCTAAAAAAATTTTTAAAAATTCTTTTACAACAGCATATTGCATCACTCAGCTCTGTAAATTCTGGTAAAGATTAGCATGGTATTAATGTAAAGTATCACTAATAAAACATAAAAATATATATTTGCCATTATATTTTCATAATATATGCGCCTTTTTCTTATAGTCATATTTCAAATTTAAAAAAACTTCGATAAACTGCTTGGGCAGTCAGTAATGAAGCAGGGGGTCCGATCATACTCCGATTGGGCGTTAATAATAACCTGGAAGTAACCCATACTCTTCTGTCTCCAGGATGCCCCTATTTAATGGAGGTTCAGAGAACTTCACTATTTTTGTTAAAAAAATGTATTTCTTGTTAGCGTAAGCTAACAACATTGCTTATTTAGAATATTTCCCAGCGTCATCGATTCTGTATAAGTGTAATATTTACCCTATGCCATTAAAGCCATCAGTAATACTAAACGGAAATCTAACGTGCTTTGGGAATAACTGATAGCGAATAAATAACATATAGAGATTAGAACATGGATAAATCAACCGATATTTCAGTCATGGTAGAGTCCCTATCACGTATCTATCACCGCCTGCGAAAAGAAGTGAATGGTCAGCTGGTGAACGAAGGTCTCTCGATGTCGAAAATGAAAATTTTGCACCTGATTACCACCGGCGAAACCAGCGCCACCGATATCAAGAACTATATGGGCTTTTCATCCCGCACCGTGGTGACCGTGCTCGATGCACTGGAAAAAGAGGAGATGCTGCAGCGCCAGCAAAGCCCCACCGACCGCCGGGTGAAGTATGTCTATATCACGGAGAAAGGACGTGAGAAATTGCGTATTGCCGAACAGACCCACAAAGTCATTCTGGATCGCATGTTTGCCCCGTTATCCGAGATGCAGTTAGAAAAGTTCAGCGAAGTCTGCAATGTACTTGAAGCTCAGCAAAAATAGCACGGCTTATAATGTTATATCAGCATTGAAATCCGCAGTAAAAAAAGGGCCGGATAGTTGTAGTCATTTATCGTGACCGGACTGACGGGTCGGACGACCGACTATTCCGGCTACCAGATAATAGACACTTTATTGCGGTTTTTAATACTCAAAGGTGGTCTTTTTTACTGGTGGATTTTTGCCTAAATATCTCAAACGTTCAAAAAGGGAAAGCACGGGCGATTTACGCCTTCTCCGGCGACCGTGCTCCTTTATTTGTTCTCGCCCGCGGTCTTGTTTGCCCCCTACGCTGACCCTGCCGCTACGTTGATTGCTGCAACACCCTCTAATGCCGTGTATAATAGAAACGCGCCCTGTTGCTCTTTCAACCTCAGCTGACTATTTCATGTTCATGATGATTCAAGGTACGCTCTATATCGTTTCCGCCCCAAGCGGCGCAGGAAAATCGAGCCTGATCCAAGCGTTGCTGAAAACCCAGCCGCTCTATGACACCCAGGTGTCGATTTCCCACACTACTC from Sodalis glossinidius str. 'morsitans' includes these protein-coding regions:
- a CDS encoding nitrilase-related carbon-nitrogen hydrolase, encoding MRIGIIQTADAPAADLLLLPELALCGYQHQDAIRRMARARRHALVFGYAESDGEARYNAMMAIDAQGNVCANYRKLHLWSGYEQALFRTGDRLTGFSLRGFRFGMAICYDLDFPELVRAQALTGMDCLLCISATTSGYDVVPRHVVPARAYENGCYIAFANRGDGDGAFACIG
- a CDS encoding ABC transporter permease, which produces MRSQTRVLKRMEYIVAARVMGASPVSVVVRHLIPNLTGTLLVMVAMDIPAVIAIESGLSFLGQGIQPPDASWGTVLNDGYSYIRQAPHIVIAAGMLIVLATLGFTSSATRWIPVLPPIPEAIAHDIAHY
- a CDS encoding ATP-binding cassette domain-containing protein, yielding MLEIKDLLVRYRTGSLLSRLKPGSVRSVDILAGVSLHVAPGKTLGLIGESGSGKTTLGRAVIGLTPIGGGWYRSTAASPGTPAIGPGAGSGATPA
- a CDS encoding MFS transporter; translated protein: MTIARFSLSPKKGLRPSGNALRHANYRRFFGGQLLSVIGNWVHTIVLGWLIWRLGVSSPVLLGMLAFCSQGPILFFGLFTAFDLPGRQSLVVDLVAHDDLANALALNSVIFNGARLIGPALGGVLVDTVGEGCPLDCGGSAPEFQADQRSDDGLSLCFDTPWLTAPLSLDVAVAFDYPSALLVLQLNEVSADGHSARVTFGVHRLTRPKGVAPGESFRVRLSIKGWPIAFQPAAAGAFYRLLANGLGRAGSRTGAAVDGRRVITVTGLWRRHYRRRAGVRRCPIPMRWWRRR
- a CDS encoding type III polyketide synthase, yielding MEIVNIPTLHKPAVYLPEYIISQQDTINLARTNFKDNPNLEKSIELIINTGVMKRHIIQPIKLATLHPGFGYRNAVFEYESKRLVPSVVEQALNNAAASASQIAAIIYVSCSGFLMPSLTAWLINHMGLPDNTMQLPIAQLGCATGGSAINRAHDYVLAHPGSNVLIISCEFCSLSYQPTDGDVGSLLSDRLFGDAISAAVVTAEPGEGLSLERNASYLIPETDEWIRYQVKDTGFHFRLDKRVPGTMKPLAPVMRQLACDHGWDIENLAYCIIHAGGQRILDDLAKYLRVDLEQFSFSRDTLANCGNIASSVVFEAYRRMHEKGIFARGGKAIIAGFGPGITAEMSLSQWI
- a CDS encoding ABC transporter substrate-binding protein — translated: MRWAIQQAIDVPGILDATFGGAVKPAYGLVPPPLAGARSKNIYPYDPAQSKALLKKAGVTGLQLRLELSTSTDADGGTVAQVIQAQLAEVGIDLKINQMDGAAFVAAGQESEGDAWKDSQLRLTTFTTAPDASWVTAWFTCDQVGIWNTQRTCDKKWDALNAAAAVELDQAKRAAMYVTLQDQLEETGAYVFLYHGSNAWLTPKTVHGAWTPDGQWLLFRDVTGA
- a CDS encoding ABC transporter substrate-binding protein, which codes for MKGLSMNRRELIKTLAVLAAGASGSLVVGGQRRVFAADSHNKVLWVQNDLDITNLDPANRSGWYDEMVMFAIYSGLCQYKPGTEWGWQLDAAQSLEQVDPLTIRFALRPGIQWTGGFGEMTAEDVKYSYERFLNKELAAIYASDWEALEATQDKKIGTASAACSGHYKIGDWQPRERLTLVRNEGWNGRRSEYDQIQLVPIGDLNTVQIAFEAGDLDMTKINISAIGKYRDDPGDNL
- a CDS encoding ABC transporter ATP-binding protein, which gives rise to MILLTINQLTVSYDSPSGPLQAVRNINLTVNKGEVLGLVGESGSGKSTLVSAMLTLLPPNARASGELRYRGVDLLTLPEEGRRKLRGNGVATVSQDPFTALNSVVTIGKQLVAFQHHKGGMRSEKRQRARHMLERVGISDPAGRLTQYPHELSGGIRQRITIAAALLTEQELLIADEPTTALDATTEMQVVEVLKASRKLVDGAIIFVTHDFHLVSALCDKVAVMYAGEIVEAGPIERLFSAPSHPYTQALLACDPARIPGSAANCRSSPAPFLRPAASGSDVLLSPVAPRPSGRVAV
- a CDS encoding MarR family winged helix-turn-helix transcriptional regulator → MDKSTDISVMVESLSRIYHRLRKEVNGQLVNEGLSMSKMKILHLITTGETSATDIKNYMGFSSRTVVTVLDALEKEEMLQRQQSPTDRRVKYVYITEKGREKLRIAEQTHKVILDRMFAPLSEMQLEKFSEVCNVLEAQQK
- a CDS encoding ABC transporter ATP-binding protein — encoded protein: MSTVARELALRPKLIIADEPTAGLDLSVQGELLNLLTSLQRELGMSYLMITHNLAITRHVTDDIAIMYLGRIVEGRSTAALFCAPAHPYTAALLSAKSSDGAARS